A genomic region of Aspergillus oryzae RIB40 DNA, chromosome 1 contains the following coding sequences:
- a CDS encoding alpha/beta hydrolase family protein (predicted hydrolases or acyltransferases (alpha/beta hydrolase superfamily)), whose translation MKLHSSVYTGPLLAALLHCGVASAAYSTANSTMLLLSNDSTMNFDLLTPLGESITGGGDVGPILGAAKDIKPGNMTSFTEVFYKLANDTKAQAEDPENAYDPLNVRDTWFSAAQYFRRADVYNHGNWSNPLINSLWAEQIEAFNKGIAALPIPGKRIRIPATKGNFTVEAIWYSASESKNDKLPTLIIGNGFDAAQEDSYHNYVAPALARGWNCITYEGPGQPTVRRNQNLGFIPDWEKVAIPVVDYVLSEKKDVIDENRLVLVGNSLGGYLAARVAAFEPRLSAVVLIDGVWDNYAAYIRELSSEMLAIYEAGNYTQFDDVLLSARKAGMLSTGAAWGIDQGMWAFRTHSPSDFFTQIKQYNVSSFIDKIKIPVFVGDAALESSYVGQPKQVADALGHWATLHTFKGVAGFHCQTAAGQELSRTIHAWLNKTLGNVTHDH comes from the coding sequence ATGAAATTACACTCTTCCGTCTACACCGGCCCACTGTTGGCCGCTCTGCTGCATTGCGGTGTAGCGTCCGCCGCGTATAGCACAGCTAACAGCAccatgctgttgttgagcaATGACTCAACCATGAACTTCGACTTGCTAACGCCTCTCGGCGAATCCATCACTGGGGGAGGCGACGTCGGGCCTATCCTTGGCGCAGCCAAAGATATCAAACCTGGAAACATGACGTCCTTCACCGAGGTCTTCTATAAGCTCGCCAACGACACCAAGGCTCAGGCCGAAGACCCGGAGAATGCCTACGACCCTCTCAATGTCAGGGACACGTGGTTCTCTGCGGCGCAGTACTTCCGCAGGGCTGACGTCTACAACCACGGTAACTGGAGCAATCCGCTCATCAACAGCCTGTGGGCCGAGCAGATTGAGGCGTTCAACAAGGGTATAGCTGCTTTGCCTATTCCTGGCAAGCGCATCCGCATTCCAGCTACCAAGGGTAACTTCACCGTCGAGGCTATCTGGTACTCTGCTTCCGAGAGCAAGAACGACAAGCTGCCGACGTTGATCATCGGGAACGGCTTCGACGCTGCGCAGGAGGACTCTTACCACAACTACGTGGCGCCCGCCCTGGCCCGAGGATGGAATTGTATCACCTACGAAGGTCCAGGACAACCAACGGTGCGCCGTAACCAGAACCTTGGTTTCATTCCCGACTGGGAGAAAGTCGCCATCCCCGTCGTGGATTATGTTCTCTCGGAGAAAAAGGACGTCATAGACGAGAACCGTCTGGTCCTCGTGGGCAACTCCCTCGGCGGCTACCTGGCTGCCCGTGTCGCAGCGTTCGAGCCCCGCCTGTCCGCAGTAGTCTTGATTGATGGCGTCTGGGACAACTACGCTGCCTATATAAGGGAGCTATCATCGGAAATGCTCGCCATCTACGAGGCGGGCAACTACACGCAATTCGACGACGTCCTCCTCTCAGCTCGGAAAGCCGGAATGCTATCCACCGGCGCCGCCTGGGGCATTGACCAAGGCATGTGGGCGTTCCGGACGCACTCGCCCTCTGACTTCTTCACCCAGATCAAGCAGTACAACGTGTCGTCTTTCATTGACAAAATCAAGATCCCTGTGTTTGTCGGTGATGCCGCACTGGAGAGCAGTTATGTTGGACAGCCGAAGCAGGTGGCGGATGCGCTGGGCCACTGGGCTACTCTGCATACTTTCAAGGGGGTGGCTGGCTTTCATTGCCAGACTGCTGCTGGGCAGGAGCTTTCGAGGACTATCCATGCGTGGTTGAACAAGACTTTAGGCAATGTGACCCATGACCACTGA
- a CDS encoding Zn(II)2Cys6 transcription factor domain-containing protein (predicted protein) encodes MVNRGRSGGCVTCKQRRVKCDEAKPECQACQRLKLRCGGYNRHQNTKLKFKDQNHKFCTNTKQDVVKVATSSPGRSPESNVQDREVVRALTLRRLSEPDTAVQFYLGHYASMGRDMGSTRGFFEMLIPAYFSEREDSALSLAVSALASETLSMWRQDATSFRSPRKSYSRALTRLQTAIQDPIERGKPATVLAVLALQTYENASAVYGLRRVSSTHHNGAASLLSFMGSDDMGGVVRAYLRRFMLHTEVSTAIRQKKPLKRIAYSWIRSKETMAVPENPSAALDAIGASVAELQASYTEFLTQGGSATSLKCVPKEWMAAAKRVDAELLAWAENVPDHWRPVRLISGRDIDLSIPTYQSICEVYPSCQIASIWNLWRFQRLLLAKITLGSLNAFSDLSRFGLAYGQFVGDPTDFVNCQQTLQEVVDSVCHSIPFHLGNRISRSSLADFTDPTVLLPSYNALVDGTPLDREVFDGISRDDHRRHVIAQGPWRAMHPLSRLLALFSEDHGEVIASLLRPGQREWICNQFLRVATLLHLPLESGNGMESSESPGGSADAKAEYLAREIRKGAILMSGP; translated from the coding sequence ATGGTTAACCGCGGACGCTCCGGAGGCTGCGTGACATGCAAGCAGCGCCGCGTTAAATGTGACGAGGCAAAGCCCGAGTGCCAAGCGTGCCAACGCCTTAAGCTTCGCTGCGGAGGCTACAACAGGCACCAGAATACCAAACTAAAGTTCAAAGATCAGAACCACAAGTTTTGCACCAATACCAAACAAGATGTCGTTAAGGTTGCAACAAGTAGTCCGGGCCGGTCGCCTGAGTCTAATGTCCAGGACCGGGAGGTTGTGAGGGCTTTGACTTTGCGGCGGCTCTCTGAGCCCGACACCGCCGTGCAGTTCTATCTCGGCCATTACGCCAGCATGGGTCGCGATATGGGGTCCACGCGCGGATTCTTCGAAATGCTCATTCCAGCATATTTCTCGGAGCGGGAAGATTCGGCCCTCTCACTCGCCGTGTCAGCGTTGGCTTCAGAGACCTTGTCCATGTGGCGACAAGATGCCACGAGCTTCCGATCACCACGGAAGTCTTATTCCCGGGCACTCACACGCCTTCAGACCGCAATACAGGATCCTATAGAACGTGGCAAGCCGGCAACGGTGTTGGCCGTGCTGGCGCTGCAGACTTACGAGAATGCCTCGGCGGTATATGGTCTTCGCCGTGTCTCAAGCACGCACCACAATGGTGCAGCATCTTTGCTCTCGTTTATGGGCTCGGACGATATGGGCGGGGTGGTGCGCGCCTACTTACGAAGGTTTATGCTACATACCGAGGTTTCGACCGCGATACGTCAGAAAAAGCCACTGAAGAGGATCGCATACTCATGGATTAGGAGCAAGGAAACGATGGCTGTGCCAGAAAACCCCAGCGCAGCACTCGATGCCATAGGGGCGTCCGTTGCCGAGTTGCAGGCCAGCTACACGGAGTTTTTGACACAAGGTGGCTCCGCAACGTCGTTGAAGTGCGTTCCGAAGGAGTggatggccgctgccaaGAGAGTTGATGCAGAGCTTCTAGCGTGGGCGGAAAATGTACCGGATCACTGGAGACCGGTAAGGCTGATAAGTGGTCGGGATATCGATTTGTCCATACCCACCTACCAATCTATCTGTGAGGTGTATCCTTCCTGCCAAATTGCCAGCATCTGGAATCTATGGCGCTTTCAACGCCTCCTGCTGGCCAAGATCACACTCGGCTCCCTCAATGCATTCTCCGATCTGAGCCGCTTTGGCCTTGCATACGGGCAGTTTGTCGGTGACCCCACAGATTTCGTCAACTGCCAACAAACACTCCAAGAAGTGGTCGACAGCGTGTGCCACAGCATACCCTTCCACCTCGGCAACCGAATCAGCCGGTCCAGTCTCGCCGATTTCACTGACCCGACGGTTTTGCTTCCCAGCTATAATGCATTGGTAGACGGCACACCACTAGACAGGGAGGTTTTCGATGGCATATCGAGAGATGACCACAGGCGCCACGTCATTGCGCAGGGGCCGTGGCGCGCCATGCACCCCCTGAGCCGCTTGTTGGCGCTCTTCTCGGAAGATCACGGCGAGGTGATAGCGAGTCTTCTCAGACCTGGACAGCGGGAGTGGATCTGCAACCAGTTCCTGCGTGTCGCCACGTTGCTGCATCTTCCGTTGGAATCGGGCAATGGCATGGAGAGCTCAGAATCGCCGGGAGGGTCTGCGGATGCCAAGGCTGAGTATCTGGCCAGGGAGATTAGGAAGGGGGCAATTCTTATGAGCGGGCCGTGA
- a CDS encoding uncharacterized protein (predicted protein), whose product MQALSGSVSSVLDKPSQVASTDKVEATESPSSRQETPKDIDVDIAADDYPKLDTSTSSATHIILIQNQSSGLDDPVDIMPQTLNQGLARSDNSFPEFNHDILALESLTPHTNSLSHQLPNIWSFEYQMGLQPYVNALTSSQQFSVTLGKDWTESNSPFSDHIQVLQKLLKNRLDLIRPLFQPSPQLLYQQVLMVLSLFNSITRPDVMAWYAKTRFYHIVDLTAWQIYPCTGTLSKVHEQYRPTEVQLQQQYPRVIDWIPFPTIRNRLIRLHAANPQIDQIFCDTVSSYVVEANMADLIMGAPAVTAYIRVTDVIANIPSTTPGSDPQPSAMLPAPDADTLFSSPEYARAVFKKLDIDRGISHYKMDPAFFDRMYNCA is encoded by the exons ATGCAGGCTCTGTCTGGTTCCGTATCGTCTGTACTTGATAAACCATCACAGGTTGCATCTACAGACAAGGTGGAGGCGACTGAGTCACCATCTTCGAGACAAGAAACTCCTAAAGACATAGATGTGGATATCGCAGCCGATGATTATCCCAAATTAGACACATCTACCTCCAGTGCCACTCACATCATCTTGATACAAAACCAATCGTCAGGTCTAGACGATCCCGTGGACATCATGCCTCAAACCCTCAATCAAGGTCTAGCGAGATCTGATAACTCATTTCCAGAGTTcaatcatgatatccttgcccTGGAAAGTCTCACACCACATACAAATAGCTTGAGCCACCAGCTACCGAACATCTGGTCTTTCGAATATCAGATGGGCCTGCAGCCGTACGTGAATGCCCTAACCTCCAGCCAACAATTCAGCGTCACACTGGGCAAGGATTGGACAGAATCCAATTCCCCATTCTCGGACCACATTCAAGTACTTCAGAAATTATTGAAGAATAGATTGGATCTCATTAGACCGTTATTCCAGCCTTCTCCACAGCT CCTCTACCAACAGGTCCTCATGGTCCTTTCCCTGTTCAACAGTATAACCCGACCGGACGTTATGGCGTGGTACGCAAAGACGCGTTTCTACCACATTGTCGACTTGACAGCGTGGCAGATCTATCCCTGCACAGGGACATTAAGCAAGGTCCACGAGCAATACAGACCCACAGAAGTACAATTACAACAACAATACCCCCGGGTCATTGACTGGATACCATTCCCCACGATCCGAAACCGACTCATTCGACTACACGCAGCCAATCCCCAAATCGACCAAATATTCTGCGACACCGTCAGCAGCTACGTCGTCGAAGCGAACATGGCCGATCTCATAATGGGCGCTCCTGCTGTAACGGCCTACATCCGAGTAACGGACGTGATCGCGAATATCCCCTCAACTACACCAGGAAGTGACCCTCAGCCGTCTGCTATGCTTCCAGCCCCGGACGCCGATACTCTTTTCTCGTCCCCGGAATACGCTCGAGCTGTGTTTAAAAAACTGGATATCGATCGTGGGATATCACATTATAAGATGGATCCTGCTTTCTTCG ACCGGATGTACAATTGCGCTTGA
- a CDS encoding NAD-dependent succinate-semialdehyde dehydrogenase (NAD-dependent aldehyde dehydrogenases), which translates to MSPRPFTLNDPSLLHEASLLNGEWVAAQSNKRLSLTDPGSRHVFATCPTNGPEDVDKYVETSHAAFERYRHVNPRERAKFLLKWHELITKAREDIATIVVYETGKPMAEALGEVDYALGFAWWFAGEAERVRGSIALPSVSNRRTFVIKQPIGVSAALVPWNFPVAMIVRKVAAALAAGCTMIVKPSPETPLSVMALADLALRAGLAPGVLNVITTDNEYTPSVSERLCKHPLVRKVTFTGSTRVGSIIAKHCSEGLKKVTMELGGNCPFIVFDDGNLEQAVAALMILKWRTAGQACTHANRVYVQAGVYDKFAQMMLEATQKLKVGHGTDSGTTMGPLTTERGVEKLKKLVSDAISKGGKVLCGGKQPNGPQGYFFEPTIISGMTSEMLASQEEIFGPLLGLHRFETEEEAVKMANDTSMGLASYFFTKDIDRTWRLLESLAAGMIGMNTGNSSCAESPFGGIKESGYGKEAGKDVAIEEYLISKTGTLTVEGAPGP; encoded by the exons ATGTCACCAAGGCCATTTACA CTGAATGATCCGTCCCTACTCCATGAGGCCTCATTGCTCAATGGTGAATGGGTTGCGGCCCAATCCAACAAAAG GTTGTCTCTTACAGACCCCGGTTCAAGACATGTTTTCGCAACCTGCCCCACGAACGGTCCAGAGGATGTGGACAAATACGTCGAGACCTCGCATGCGGCCTTCGAACGCTATCGCCATGTCAACCCACGCGAACGAGCCAAGTTCCTTCTGAAATGGCATGAGCTGATTACAAAAGCCCGAGAAGATATCGCTACAATCGTGGTATACGAGACCGGAAAGCCCATGGCCGAAGCCTTAGGCGAGGTAGACTACGCACTGGGGTTTGCCTGGTGGTTCGCGGGAGAGGCCGAGAGAGTCCGCGGATCTATTGCGTTGCCTTCAGTCTCCAACCGTCGCACATTTGTCATAAAACAACCTATTGGCGTGAGTGCGGCTTTAGTCCCATGGAACTTCCCGGTTGCTATGATTGTTCGTAAAGTGGCAGCAGCTTTAGCTGCAGGGTGCACTATGATTGTTAAACCATCCCCAGAGACTCCTTTGAGTGTGATGGCCTTAGCAGACCTTGCTCTTCGCGCGGGTTTAGCACCTGGTGTTCTCAATGTTATTACAACTGATAATGAATACACACCGTCCGTCAGTGAAAGGCTTTGCAAGCATCCTTTGGTGCGCAAGGTAACCTTCACAGGCAGTACAAGGGTGGGAAGCATTATTGCAAAGCATTGCAGCGAGGGACTCAAGAAAGTTACCATGGAGCTTGGGGGAAATTGCCCGTTCATTGTCTTTGACGACGGAAACTTGGAACAAGCAGTGGCTGCCCTGATGATCCTCAAATGGCGTACCGCCGGCCAAGCCTGTACCCATGCCAACCGAGTCTATGTCCAAGCGGGTGTCTACGATAAGTTCGCCCAGATGATGCTAGAAGCGACTCAGAAACTCAAGGTCGGTCACGGAACTGATTCGGGTACCACCATGGGACCACTTACGACCGAGCGTGGCgttgagaagttgaagaagcttgtgTCTGATGCGATCAGCAAGGGCGGCAAAGTTCTCTGCGGTGGAAAGCAACCGAATGGCCCTCAAGGATATTTCTTCGAACCTACTATCATCTCCGGTATGACTTCTGAGATGCTGGCATCTCAGGAAGAGATCTTCGGGCCTCTGTTGGGGTTGCACAGGTTTgagaccgaggaggaagctgtCAAGATGGCAAATGACACATCTATGGGTTTGGCCTCGTACTTCTTTACTAAGGACATTGATCGGACCTGGAGGCTTCTTGAAAGTCTCGCGGCTGGCATGATTGGCATGAACACAG GAAACTCTTCGTGCGCTGAGTCTCCGTTCGGCGGCATTAAGGAGTCAGGATACGGCAAGGAGGCAGGCAAAGATGTCGCTATCGAAGAGTATCTGATCTCTAAGACCGGCACGCTTACTGTGGAGGGTGCGCCGGGGCCATAG
- a CDS encoding uncharacterized protein (homoserine dehydrogenase), producing the protein MATTTEEVYIAVIGAGGVGSCFLKQLSYLSKTRPSPRLRLCYIAIIDKALHHPDYSEINIETALNRLEAEGQAPPTIPWIIDYLSGAPSKVILVDNTSANSLAEAYPQFLRRGISIITPNKKAFSGNYQLWEDIFSSAAAGHSYVFHESSVGAGLPIISTLKDLIITGDEITRIQGVFSGTMSFLFNSFAPTEGQGEKWSVAVHKAKQLGYTEPDPRDDLNGLDVARKLTILGRLAGLPIESPTSFPVQSLIPQELQGVSSGDEFLDRLPEFDQQMEQHKAAAEKEGKFVRFVGSIDMASREVKVGIESFEKTHPIAALQGSDNLISFYTKRYGDNPLIVQGAGAGGDVTAMGVSSDLLKVLSHIAR; encoded by the exons ATGGCTACTACCACAGAGGAAGTTTACATTGCCGTTATCG GTGCCGGCGGAGTGGGCTCATGTTTCCTGAAACAACTATCATACTTAAGCAAGACACGCCCTTCTCCCCGTCTTCGCCTATGCTACATCGCAATTATCGACAAAGCCCTCCACCACCCCGATTACTCAGAGATCAACATCGAAACCGCCCTCAACAGACTCGAAGCAGAGGGCCAAGCACCACCTACAATCCCCTGGATCATCGACTATCTCTCCGGCGCCCCATCCAAGGTGATACTAGTCGACAACACCAGCGCCAACAGTCTTGCAGAAGCGTATCCACAGTTCCTACGTCGCGgaatcagcatcatcactCCCAACAAGAAGGCCTTTTCCGGAAATTACCAACTATGGGAAGATATCTTCAGCTCTGCGGCTGCCGGACACTCTTACGTTTTCCATGAATCATCCGTTGGTGCTGGCTTGCCCATTATTTCCACCCTGAAGGATCTAATCATTACCGGTGATGAGATCACTCGTATTCAAGGTGTCTTCAGCGGCACAATGTCCTTCCTTTTTAACTCCTTCGCTCCAACAGAGGGCCAAGGCGAGAAATGGTCCGTTGCCGTCCACAAGGCCAAACAGCTAGGTTATACGGAGCCCGACCCGCGCGACGATCTAAACGGTCTCGACGTCGCTCGCAAGCTCACCATTCTCGGTCGGCTAGCGGGGTTGCCTATCGAATCCCCAACATCATTCCCTGTTCAGAGCCTAATTCCTCAGGAGTTGCAAGGAGTGTCAAGTGGAGACGAATTCCTTGACCGTCTTCCGGAATTTGACCAGCAAATGGAACAGCACAAGGCAGCGGCCGAAAAGGAGGGCAAGTTTGTGCGTTTTGTTGGAAGTATCGATATGGCCTCTCGCGAGGTCAAGGTGGGAATAGAGTCGTTTGAGAAAACGCATCCTATCGCGGCGCTACAGGGGAGTGATAATCTTATTAGCTTTTATACGAAGCGGTACGGCGATAATCCGCTCATCGTTCAGGGAGCGGGTGCTGGGGGTGATGTGACTGCTATGGGTGTGTCGAGTGACCTTCTTAAAGTGCTTTCTCATATTGCTAGGTAG
- a CDS encoding uncharacterized protein (monocarboxylate transporter), translated as MGARDETPQTTNEASPTPIEPPPDGGLNAWTQAVMGHMVCFNTWGYIASFGVFQAYYQSSLGVSSSAISWVGSVQIFLIFFIGTFSGRALDAGFFRPVYYTGVLLQLLGVFMTSLATRYWQLFLAQGICTGLGSGLQFCPVMGLVATYFAKRRVFALAFGLVGSGTGGMLFPGLVKALMPAIGFGWTLRVLGFVMLGTSIPAMALLKPRLPPRRSGPLVEWSAFREPAYVLFCVGMFLNFWGLYFAFYYVGAFGRSVIGLSYSDSTNLIIVTNGVGIVGRLIPAFLAGRYFGPLNTIIPLALGASLMMFCWIAVHSVGGLYAFAVLYGMFSNGVQGLWPSTLSSLTPDLSKTGVRIGMGFTVVSFACLTGPPLGGALIARADGYIGAQIWGGLTFLLGALVLVTARVSKTGMQLKARI; from the coding sequence ATGGGCGCACGCGATGAAACACCCCAGACCACGAACGAGGCATCCCCCACGCCAATCGAGCCCCCACCTGATGGGGGACTCAACGCCTGGACACAGGCAGTGATGGGCCACATGGTGTGCTTCAACACATGGGGATACATTGCCAGCTTTGGGGTGTTCCAAGCGTATTACCAGAGCAGTCTAGGTGTATCCTCATCGGCAATCTCATGGGTCGGATCCGTGCAGAtcttcctgatcttcttcatcgggACGTTTTCAGGCCGCGCACTAGACGCCGGGTTCTTCCGCCCGGTCTACTATACAGGGGTCCTCCTGCAGCTACTGGGAGTCTTCATGACCTCTCTCGCGACCCGCTATTGGCAGCTCTTTCTAGCCCAAGGCATCTGCACCGGCCTGGGCAGTGGGCTGCAATTCTGTCCCGTAATGGGATTGGTCGCGACCTACTTCGCCAAGCGCAGGGTCTTCGCCTTGGCATTTGGTCTCGTCGGAAGTGGAACCGGCGGCATGCTCTTCCCCGGCCTCGTCAAGGCCCTCATGCCCGCCATCGGCTTTGGCTGGACTCTCCGTGTCTTGGGCTTCGTCATGCTCGGTACCAGTATCCCCGCTATGGCTTTGCTCAAACCCCGCCTGCCCCCGCGGAGGTCCGGCCCCCTCGTCGAGTGGTCGGCTTTCAGGGAACCGGCCTACGTGCTCTTTTGCGTGGGCATGTTTTTGAATTTCTGGGGCTTGTATTTCGCCTTCTACTATGTGGGTGCATTCGGTCGCTCGGTGATCGGGCTGTCATATTCGGATTCGACCAATTTGATCATCGTCACCAATGGTGTCGGGATCGTGGGTCGTCTGATCCCTGCATTTTTGGCGGGTCGCTACTTTGGACCCCTCAATACTATTATCCCGTTGGCGCTGGGCGCCAGCCTGATGATGTTCTGTTGGATCGCCGTCCATTCGGTCGGAGGGTTGTATGCCTTTGCCGTGCTATACGGTATGTTCTCCAATGGGGTGCAGGGTCTATGGCCATCGACACTGTCCAGTCTGACACCGGATCTCAGCAAGACCGGCGTCCGGATCGGAATGGGGTTTACCGTGGTGAGCTTCGCCTGTTTGACTGGTCCCCCTCTCGGCGGGGCCTTGATTGCCAGGGCGGATGGTTACATTGGAGCGCAGATCTGGGGTGGTTTGACCTTCCTATTGGGTGCGTTGGTCTTGGTCACTGCGCGAGTGTCGAAAACGGGCATGCAGTTGAAGGCTAGGATTTGA
- a CDS encoding bifunctional methylenetetrahydrofolate dehydrogenase/methenyltetrahydrofolate cyclohydrolase (methylenetetrahydrofolate dehydrogenase/methylenetetrahydrofolate cyclohydrolase) has product MAPRVGETIQPDDLAKRAHSQISEILTNTPKRLFLMGVLASDDAGSNQYANWTRKTCQEIGVHFHLMKLSPKNVATYIRAINANNSVHGIIVYYPIFGDRRDDEIRQLVAPSKDVEGLNHQTLHRISDAAEVSRPPKPGRNVIPCTPRAVAWILEWMDVHDRTRPAGERLQNQEICIINRSEVVGLPLAHLLAGEGARVYSVDISGVQLFQRLYYPWQSEALHGKDLPNWSVQDAVQRSRVVISAVPDPAFRVNTKWLQRGAICVNVSSEKVRVL; this is encoded by the exons ATGGCTCCACGCGTTGGCGAAACTATTCAGCCGGATGATCTAGCCAAAAGGGCACATAGCCAGATCTCAGAAATACTGACGAACACCCCAAAGCGACTCTTTCTCATGGGCGTCTTGGCCAGCGATGATGCTGGCTCTAATCAGTACGCAAACTGGACTCGCAAAACCTGCCAAGAGAT CGGAGTGCATTTCCACCTGATGAAATTGTCACCCAAGAATGTGGCAACCTATATCCGGGCAATCAACGCCAACAACAGTGTCCATGGGATCATTGTGTACTATCCGATTTTCGGTGACCGGAGAGATGACGAGATCCGACAGCTTGTCGCGCCTAGCAAGGACGTAGAAGGACTCAATCATCAGACCTTGCACCGGATCTCCGATGCTGCAGAAGTGTCCAGACCACCAAAACCGGGACGAAACGTTATCCCCTGCACGCCAAGAGCCGTTGCGTGGATCCTGGAATGGATGGACGTGCATGATCGGACACGGCCCGCAGGGGAGCGATTACAGAACCAAGAGATCTGCATCATTAACCGGTCTGAAGTGGTGGGGTTGCCACTGGCGCATTTACTCGCGGGGGAGGGCGCTCGCGTCTACAGCGTGGACATATCCGGTgtccagctcttccaacGCTTGTACTATCCTTGGCAGTCCGAAGCACTGCACGGAAAGGATCTCCCCAACTGGAGTGTGCAGGACGCCGTGCAGCGGTCTCGAGTGGTCATCTCGGCGGTTCCAGATCCCGCATTCAGGGTGAATACGAAGTGGCTTCAGCGCGGCGCCATCTGTGTCAACGTTTCTTCAGAAAAGGTACGTGTCTTGTAG